One genomic segment of Rhizobium viscosum includes these proteins:
- the ftsW gene encoding putative lipid II flippase FtsW — protein sequence MVSRAERGALADWFWTIDRFFLALFLFLMGIGFMLSFAASPAVAERIGLEPFHFVKRHAAFMIPSIAVMLGLSFLTPRQVRRTAIILLIVALAMMLLVLFFGQEVKGGRRWIWIAGLSIQPSEFMKPAFVVVCAWLFAEHARQPEIPGNLFAIILFGIVVALLVAQPDLGQTILTTAVWGGMFFMAGMPWLWIIVLGVGGAGGLVTAYYVFPHVAGRIDKFLTGEGDTFQIDTAREAIIRGDWFGQGPGEGIVKRIIPDAHTDFIFSVAAEEFGIVFCIALVVIFTVLVLRGLSHAYRERNDFNRFAVAGLVLQMGIQSIINIGVNLELLPAKGMTLPLISYGGSSMVAICVTAGFILALTRHRPEKRAQDRSLFRVPHGMPAE from the coding sequence ATGGTGAGCCGCGCGGAACGTGGAGCATTGGCCGATTGGTTCTGGACCATCGACCGCTTTTTCCTGGCCTTGTTCCTCTTCCTGATGGGCATCGGCTTCATGCTCTCCTTTGCGGCTTCGCCGGCGGTTGCCGAGCGTATCGGCCTGGAGCCCTTCCACTTCGTCAAGCGCCACGCCGCCTTCATGATCCCGTCGATTGCGGTCATGCTTGGCCTCTCCTTCCTGACGCCGCGGCAGGTGCGGCGCACCGCAATCATCCTGCTGATCGTGGCACTCGCAATGATGCTGCTAGTGCTGTTCTTCGGCCAGGAAGTGAAGGGCGGCAGGCGATGGATCTGGATCGCCGGCCTTTCCATCCAGCCGTCGGAATTCATGAAGCCGGCCTTCGTCGTGGTCTGCGCCTGGCTCTTTGCCGAACATGCGCGCCAGCCGGAGATACCGGGCAATCTCTTCGCCATCATCCTGTTCGGTATCGTCGTCGCTCTGCTCGTGGCGCAGCCTGACCTTGGTCAAACGATCCTGACGACGGCCGTCTGGGGCGGCATGTTTTTCATGGCTGGAATGCCTTGGCTCTGGATCATCGTACTGGGTGTCGGCGGTGCCGGCGGCCTTGTGACCGCCTATTACGTTTTTCCGCACGTGGCGGGCCGAATAGACAAGTTCCTTACCGGCGAAGGCGATACGTTTCAGATCGATACCGCCCGCGAGGCGATTATCCGAGGTGACTGGTTCGGGCAGGGGCCGGGCGAAGGCATCGTCAAGCGCATCATTCCGGATGCGCATACCGACTTCATCTTTTCGGTCGCGGCCGAGGAATTCGGCATCGTCTTCTGCATCGCACTCGTTGTCATCTTCACTGTGCTGGTGCTGCGCGGCCTGTCGCATGCCTATCGCGAACGCAACGACTTCAATCGCTTTGCCGTCGCCGGCCTCGTGCTGCAGATGGGTATTCAGTCGATCATCAATATCGGCGTCAATCTCGAACTGCTGCCGGCCAAGGGCATGACGCTGCCGCTGATTTCCTACGGCGGTTCGTCGATGGTGGCGATCTGCGTGACGGCCGGCTTCATTCTGGCGCTGACGCGCCATCGCCCGGAAAAACGTGCGCAGGATCGGAGCCTCTTCCGAGTGCCGCACGGCATGCCGGCGGAGTAA
- the murG gene encoding undecaprenyldiphospho-muramoylpentapeptide beta-N-acetylglucosaminyltransferase, which produces MSKGIVLLAAGGTGGHVFPAEALAFKLRERGYSVHLVTDSRAERYAGKFPADEIHVVPSATIGSKNPVAVARSLWKLWTGMRAAKRLIQRLKPVIVVGFGGYPTVPPLLAAARLGVPSMLHEQNAVMGRANKALAPRVRAIAGGFLPESGGTFSDKTIATGNPVRPAILAAAEQPYMPSHPGEDFNLVVFGGSQGAQYFSKAMPTAISLLDDALRARLRVTQQVRPEDMETVRGCVVQLQMAADIAPFFNDMAERLAKAHLVICRSGASTVSEISVIGRPAVLVPYPHALDHDQAANAAALAAAGGAKVIAQSELSPERIASILTHVMNDPEKLASMAAAAKLAGKPDAANLLADMVEAIAAGKTVAEFKGACA; this is translated from the coding sequence ATGAGCAAGGGCATCGTCCTTCTTGCTGCCGGGGGAACCGGCGGCCACGTCTTTCCGGCAGAGGCGCTTGCCTTCAAGCTGAGGGAGCGCGGCTATTCCGTGCATCTCGTCACCGACAGCCGCGCCGAGCGCTATGCCGGCAAGTTTCCGGCCGACGAGATCCATGTCGTGCCGTCGGCAACGATCGGTTCGAAGAACCCTGTGGCGGTTGCCCGTTCTCTATGGAAGCTCTGGACGGGGATGCGCGCCGCAAAGCGGCTGATCCAGCGGTTGAAGCCGGTGATCGTCGTCGGCTTCGGCGGTTATCCGACCGTGCCGCCGCTGCTTGCCGCCGCTCGGCTCGGTGTGCCCTCCATGCTGCATGAGCAAAATGCCGTCATGGGTCGTGCCAACAAGGCGCTTGCGCCGCGGGTCAGGGCGATTGCCGGCGGCTTCCTGCCCGAGAGCGGCGGCACGTTTTCCGACAAGACGATCGCGACCGGCAATCCAGTGCGGCCGGCCATCCTTGCCGCGGCCGAACAGCCTTACATGCCGTCGCATCCGGGCGAGGATTTCAATCTTGTCGTCTTCGGCGGCAGCCAGGGCGCGCAATATTTCTCCAAGGCGATGCCGACGGCGATCAGCCTGCTCGACGATGCGCTGCGCGCGCGGCTCAGGGTGACCCAACAAGTTCGGCCGGAGGATATGGAGACGGTGCGCGGCTGCGTGGTGCAGCTGCAGATGGCTGCGGATATTGCACCGTTTTTCAACGACATGGCGGAGCGTCTTGCCAAAGCGCATCTGGTCATCTGCCGCTCCGGCGCCTCGACGGTTTCAGAGATCTCGGTCATCGGCCGTCCAGCCGTGCTGGTGCCTTATCCGCATGCGCTGGACCACGATCAGGCGGCCAATGCGGCGGCGCTGGCAGCGGCCGGCGGAGCCAAGGTGATCGCCCAATCCGAGCTTTCGCCCGAGCGTATCGCCTCTATCCTGACGCATGTCATGAACGATCCGGAAAAGCTCGCCAGCATGGCGGCTGCCGCCAAGCTCGCGGGAAAACCTGATGCAGCGA